The genomic region tatgtaggtgatggacaTGTGAAGGAACATAATTGATTGCTTgagtgtgcttggattgcgaaaaggtagggtttccctactcagtttactgttaattgatttaagattgtgattgtactgtgtatgattgttgtctgctgatcatcagagtattggtgtggtggtggtgtggtgtgTGTGATGATGTAGAGATGATTgtggtagagtcacttgcgggagtggcttcacgccctaggtcgccctccgtagaacccgccacaggaggagatgtgcacattgagggacagggttatcgctcgttgatgagcgggatttaggtggggattggctgcggtccccccactggcggcgaggattacctgttgcgatgggtaatctggaagggctacacactttggtgtatagtcggttactgtgtgagatcgggagaccggggatggaggatgatcagttggttgcatattgtacttgtcttactttgattatgcagtaactgaccccgtgttgttttgtaaaacttgcggtgatccattcggggatggtgagaagattATGACatgtaatgcagatgtttagctatgggacagtcatggggagtcatcactcgagtctagctttcgccgtcaagagacttagcttgcattatTTGTAGTTAttagacctttcacagttataccttggtttggttttggaatcatgtaatcactaactctttatactttaataaaggttgtttgtaATTGGTAATTTTGATATACtaatctcgggaaaccgagatggtaacagtctttcatgctagggtagtccttggtaaggtaccttggtatgagggggtgttacacagaATTAAATACACAGTGTAATGAATTAATTATTGTCTGAATGTATTCCAAGAACATGATATTAGAGTTCAGGAATTAATCGAGAAAACTCTAGAAAATCAAAATAGGATTCCTAAAGATGAAAGGAAATCGAATTGTTGATTTATATTGAAATGAATGTAGATGATTACAGAGAGAAGTTTTATAAGAGAATTGTGTTTGTATGATCGATGAATGAAATGAAATGCTATAGAGTTGCTACTTATATACAAGACTCTCAATCTACTTGTAACAACCTGCAACTAACTCCCAACAGATTCTCCCGCCACTTCTTCTAATAACCACTTTCCAGCTTGTAACAGCTTTTGACAGCTAGCTAACCTAACGACCCAATTTTGCTGTTAATTCTCTTTGACAGAGTATGCACAGCGTATGCACATATCAATCCTTCCCCCTTAACCAACAGCTTGTCCTCAAGCTGCATCCAAATCAAAATTAGGAAACCTTCTCTTGATGTAATCATAAGGCTCCAAAGTAGCATCCTCTTTAGTAGAGTTTGACCATTGGACCAACACATAAACCACGGCTCCTAATCCCTTCTTAACTAACCTTCTACTTAGAACAGCCACAGGTTCAGCTCTGATCTGCTGTAGCTCATCCACCTCAGGTAATGATCTCAACACTGGTGCAGGCCCCTCATGTCTTCTCAACAAAGAAATATGAAAGACTGGGTGAATTCTGGCATTTGCTGGAAGATCCAGTTTGTAAGCTACCTGCCCCACTTTAGCTATCACAGGAAAAGGTCCAAAAAACTTAGGAGACAACTTGGCACAAGTCCTCTGTACTACAAATTGATGTCTGTAAGGTTGTAACTTGACATAGACCAAATCATCCACAGCCAATTCCTTCTCCACCCTTCCCTTATCAACCATCTTCTTCATCCTTTCTTGTGCTCTGTGCAAATGAAACTTCAACATTCTAACACTCTTCCCTGACACTCAAGCTCCTATCCACTGCTTCCACCTTACTATCCTTTAAGACATAAGGTATATGTAAGGCTGGAGTTTGTCCATACACAATCTCATAAGGAGTACTCTGGGCAGATGTATGAAAATTTGTATTATACCACCACTCAGCCAATGGAATCCACTTTGCCCATTCTTTAGGTCTTTCACCAGTCATGCACCTCAAATAAGCCTCCAAACACCTATTCACCACCTCAGTTTGCCCATCCGTTTGGGGGTGATAGGCTGTAGATATCAACAAGTCCACCTGCTGCAATCTGAACAATTCATGCCAGAAATTACTCAAGAACACCTTATCCCTGACACTTACAATGGACTTGGGCATTCCATGTAACCTAAACACCTGACCAAGGAAGATTTGTGCCACTGTAGTTGCAGTGAAGGGGTGGGTGAGCACAAGGAAATGTGCATATTTACTCAATCTGTCCACCACCACTAATATAGTATTTTTGCTCTGAGATTTGGGCAGTCCTTCAATAAAATCCAGGATATGTCTACCCGTATTGCATTTGGAACAGGCAAAGGCTGCAGCAACCCTGATGGTTTTTGCAGGATTGGTTTACACCTCTGACACACCCCACATTGCCTGATAAAGTTCCTGACACTCCCATGCAAGTTCTTCCAATAAAACATTCCCTTGAGTCTTTTCAGAGTGGCTTGAACTCCTAAATGTCCCTCTAAAGGAGAGTCATGTATCAATGTAATAATTTTGCCCCTCAAATTCTCATCAGCTCCTACCACCAACCTCCCTTTTCTCCTTAACTCACCATTTTCCCAGGTATATTTCCCCTGATTCTCGCCTTCTTCCAATTCCTTAATCATTCTCTGAACATCCACATCTTGTTCCCAACTTCCTTTAATGAGTTCCAGTAAATCAGTTTGTAACTGAGAGACCAACATGGTCATTAGTTGCTGACCTGTCACCCTGGATAGAGCATCAGCAACCTTGTTTTCTTCTCCCCTCTTATATCTGATTTCATAATCCAATCCCATCAACTTGGGTAGGCATTTACTCTGAAATGGTGTGGTAATTTTATGTTCCACCCAATATTTGAGACTGAAGTGGTCAGTTTTGATCACAAAGTGCCTACCAGTCAGATAAGGCCTCCATTTCTCCACAGCAAAAACCAAGGCCAATAATTCCTTTTCATAGGTAGAGTATGATTTAGCTCTTTCAGAAAAAGCCTTGCTAATATAAGCAATAGGGTGGCCTTCCTGTGACAGCACAGCCCCCAATCCAACATCTGAGGCATCTGTTTCCACTATAAATTTTTTATTAAAATCTGGGAGGGCTAACACAGGTGCATTAACCATAGCGGCATTAAGATTCTGAAATGCCTTTGAAGCCTCCTGGTTCCATGCAAACGTATTCTTCTTCAGCAAATTGGTAAGGGGTTTGCTAAGTATCCCATACCGACGTATAAATTTCCTATAGTACCCTGTAAGTCCCAGGAACCCTCTCAACTCCTTCACATTAGTGGGTTTAGGCCACTGCACCATGGCTGCAATCTTAGAAGGTTCAGTTGctaccccttccttggatatgaTGTGCCCCAAATACTCCACCTCAGCCATCCCAAAAGAACACTTGGACATCTTGGCAACCAAATTATGTTGCCTAAGCAACTCAAAGGTGACCCTAAGGTGCTGCAAATGTTCATCCAGTGTCTTGCTATAGATGAGAATTTCATCAAAAAACACCAAAATGAATTTTCTGAGGTAAGGTCTGAATATGGTGTTCATGAGATGTTGAAATGTAGAGGGAGCATTGGTGagaccaaaaggcatcaccaaaAACTCATAATGGCCTTCATGAGTTCTAAAGGCTGTTTTCTCAATGTCAGGAGGGTGCATCCTGATTTGCCAGTACCCAGACCTTAAATCCACCTTGGAAAAGATGCTTGAACCTTGTAATTCATCTAAGAGTTCTTCAATAACTGGTATAGGAAATTTATCTTTGATGGTAGACttgttcaactctctgtaatccACACACAACCTCCATGTACCATCCTTCTTTTTTACCAACACAATGGGGGAAGAAAAGGGACTCTGACTTGGCCTGACCACCCCATTGTCCAGCATTTCTTGCACTATCTTCTCAATGGCATCCTTTTGGATGACTGGGTATCTATAAGGTCTGGCATTTACTGGAGTAACCCCTTCCTTCAAATGAATCATGTGATCCTACTCTCTATGAGGAGGTAGAGATGTAGGTTCCTTGAAAATATCATCATAGGATGTCAAGAGTTCCTTGATTCCTTGATCAACAGTGGTCTCTTGAATTGCTGCTAACTCTCCTCCATCCACAGGGTAAGCTTTGATAGCAAACAACTGAACACCTGCTTCCCCCTAGTGTAGTTTAGCCACCATATTCTACATCTGTCTTCCACTCATCCAGTGCAAAGTAGAGGCGGCTTGTGATCCTCTCAACACATGTTTCCTCCCTTGGAATTTAAATTCCATCCTCATCTTACTGAAGTCCCACAACGCATTCCCTAATGACGTGAGCCATTGAATGCCCAACACCATCTCACAACCCCCTAACGGTACTAACATCACATCAGTGCTAAACTCATGACCCTGCAACTCCCACCTGAACTTTTGACACATTGATTGACTGATAATGGTTTCTCCATTAGCCACAAAAATCATCAAAGGACAAGTACTCTTGGACCTACACCCCAATTTCTTAGCCACATTAGCATCTAGGAAATTGTGGGTACTCCGAGAGTCAATAAGGATATGCAAGGCGTTTCCCCTCACTTTACCTGTTACCCTCATTGTCTGATAAGTGGTGTTTTCTGTTATAGCATTTAGAGAAATAAGTGGGGCCATTTCCTCTAGCTCAGCACAACTCTGCCACTCCTGCCCATTTTCTTCACTTTCCACCAACGACATTTCATCAGACACCACTGTAGTAATCTCAATACTATGCAACTGAGCCCTACACTTATGAGTAGGAGACCACTTTTCATTACAAGTAAAGCACAAATTCTTTGCTCTTCTGTCAGCTACTTCTTTCTCACTTAATCTTGCAGTTGTTATCTTTTTATTTTGGACCTGATTCCAGGGGGCTTTCTGACCAGAAAGAGTTTCTTGAAACTGAGAGTTTCTAGTCTGAAATGGTTGGCTAAAAGTGGGTTTGGCGACA from Silene latifolia isolate original U9 population chromosome 3, ASM4854445v1, whole genome shotgun sequence harbors:
- the LOC141648747 gene encoding uncharacterized protein LOC141648747, giving the protein MLKFHLHRAQERMKKMVDKGRVEKELAVDDLVYVKLQPYRHQFVVQRTCAKLSPKFFGPFPVIAKVGQVAYKLDLPANARIHPVFHISLLRRHEGPAPVLRSLPEVDELQQIRAEPVAVLSRRLVKKGLGAVVYVLVQWSNSTKEDATLEPYDYIKRRFPNFDLDAA